One part of the Oncorhynchus clarkii lewisi isolate Uvic-CL-2024 chromosome 7, UVic_Ocla_1.0, whole genome shotgun sequence genome encodes these proteins:
- the LOC139413730 gene encoding zinc finger and SCAN domain-containing protein 31-like has translation MSKMQLLQDYLNERLTAVAVEIFGAVENTIAEYQEEISRSNEEIERLRRLLDLVFQPDIKLQKADPPQLTLLVPEEEVLAEKQHCEQDWSPSLDQEDPEPTQIKEEQEEFGTSQEEEQLQGLESDIKEVIFSPLFSPQPSHHPQTQTVENRERDALPTKTTEEVKTEPDGEGYGRSEANNELQPLSPVNSDCSAAHIGNSERDSIGLMSGLQPLKSKTTWTNKVQSSIKTREASELKVPLRAAHSGERPHRCPVCRKCFLKISILKTHQRIHTGEKPYCCNVCGKCFSRMGHLTEHMRTHTGEKPYQCKECSKCFSRMRNLTVHMRTHTDERPYKCPMCVECFRSASHLKWHQRRHHTGEKPRC, from the exons ATGTCTAAAATGCAGCTGTTGCAGGATTATCTAAACGAGCGGTTAACAGCGGTGGCTGTTGAGATATTTGGGGCCGTGGAAAATACCATAGCAGAGTACCAGGAAGAAATCTCCCGTTCAAATGAGGAGATTGAACGTCTACGGAGGCTGCTGGATTTGGTTTTCCAACCCGACATAAAGCTACAGAAAGCAG ACCCCCCGCAGCTCACGCTCCTTGTCCCTGAAGAGGAGGTTCTTGCTGAGAAGCAGCACTGTGAGCAGGACTGGAGCCCCAGTCTGGACCAGGAGGACCCAGAGCCTACTcagattaaagaggaacaggaggagtttgggaccagtcaggaggaagagcagcttcaGGGGCTGGAGTCTGATATCAAAGAGGTCATATTCTCTCCTCTATTTTCTCCCCAGCCCTCACATCATCCCCAAACCCAAActgtggagaacagagagagggacgcTCTACCCACCAAAACAACTGAAGAGGTCAAAACGGAACCGGATGGAGAGGGCTATGGAAGATCTGAAGCAAACAATGAATTACAGCCCCTCTCTCCAGTAAATTCCGACTGTTCTGCAGCTCATATTGGGAACAGTGAAAGGGACAGTATAGGGCTAATGTCAGGGTTACAGCCACTCAAATCAAAGACAACATGGACAAATAAAGTACAAAGCTCTATTAAGACCAGGGAAGCCAGTGAGTTGAAAGTTCCATTGAGGGCGGCTCACTCAGGGGAGAGACCACACAGGTGTCCCGTCTGCAGGAAATGCTTTCTGAAAATTAGCATTTTAAAAACTCATCAGAGAATTCACACTGGGGAGAAACCATATTGCTGCAATGTATGTGGCAAATGCTTCAGCCGGATGGGACACCTGACTGAGCATATGAGAACTCACACGGGGGAGAAACCATATCAGTGCAAAGAATGTAGCAAATGCTTCAGCCGGATGAGAAACCTGACCGTTCATATGAGGACTCACACAGATGAGAGACCATATAAGTGCCCCATGTGTGTAGAATGCTTTAGATCAGCAAGTCATCTAAAATGGCACCAGCGAAgacatcacacaggagagaaaccacgTTGCTGA